The following proteins are co-located in the uncultured Draconibacterium sp. genome:
- a CDS encoding UvrD-helicase domain-containing protein: protein MFDYLKELNEAQREAVLRTEGPALVIAGAGSGKTRVLTYRIANLLKQGARPSSILSLTFTNKAAREMKERISKVVGENTARYLWMGTFHSIFARILRYEHETLGYPSNFTIYDSADSKSLIKTIIKSLQLDEKTYKPNVVAGRISMAKNNLITPNVYANSPEIRTVDKNMRMPAIATIYKEYAKRCFLSGAMDFDDLLLKTNLLFRDHPDVLQKYQERFGYVMVDEYQDTNYSQYLIVKKLAAAHKNICVVGDDAQSIYSFRGARIENILNFKSDYPEHKIFKLEQNYRSTQTIVNAANSIIAQNKRQIPKNVFSENDAGKPIKLISALTDNEEGFLVAQEIAQTQLRDHYKYEDYAILYRTNAQSRIFEESLRKRNIPYKIYGGLSFYARKEIKDLLSYFRMTINPADNEALKRIINYPARGIGATTLTKLETAAVNSETTIWNIITALPLVNHSNLNKGTVNKILSFVELIKRFKKIADDSDAFTTAKTIAEQTGILKELYTDKSPEGLSRHENIQELLNGIQEFSINAKETGEPEKLENYLEDVALLTDQDNEKDEDKNKVTLMTVHSAKGLEFKNVFVVGLEENLFPSQRQGEANTQEALEEERRLFYVALTRAEENAWFSYANQRYRWGNLDFCTPSRFLEEMDEKYLDSSGVETLMRNSRQHQSMSSTERQVQQLTRRPSSSPIKTSQSHNIFNKKLVSLKETGKTQDAFAGDDPAKIQSGMVVEHQRFGKGKVLQVEGVAPDIKATVYFQTGAQKQLLLKFAKLKIIG from the coding sequence GTGTTCGATTATTTAAAAGAACTTAACGAAGCTCAGCGGGAAGCGGTTTTACGTACTGAAGGCCCTGCACTTGTTATAGCCGGTGCGGGATCGGGAAAAACCCGCGTTTTGACCTACCGAATTGCCAATTTGTTAAAACAGGGTGCACGCCCGTCCAGTATTTTATCGCTTACATTTACCAATAAAGCGGCGCGCGAAATGAAAGAACGTATTTCGAAAGTGGTGGGCGAAAACACAGCACGCTACCTTTGGATGGGTACTTTCCACAGTATTTTTGCACGTATTCTTCGTTACGAACACGAAACACTCGGCTACCCTTCGAACTTTACCATTTATGACAGTGCCGACAGTAAAAGCCTGATAAAAACAATCATAAAAAGTTTACAACTCGACGAAAAAACATACAAACCCAACGTAGTTGCAGGCCGTATTTCAATGGCAAAAAACAATTTGATTACGCCAAATGTATATGCAAATTCTCCGGAGATAAGAACGGTGGATAAAAACATGCGCATGCCTGCCATTGCAACCATTTACAAAGAGTATGCGAAGCGCTGTTTTCTTTCGGGAGCAATGGATTTTGATGATTTGCTGTTAAAAACCAACCTCCTGTTTCGCGACCATCCTGATGTTCTTCAGAAATACCAGGAACGTTTTGGATATGTTATGGTGGATGAGTACCAGGATACCAACTACTCGCAGTACCTGATTGTAAAAAAACTGGCAGCTGCCCATAAAAACATTTGTGTGGTAGGCGACGATGCCCAAAGTATTTATTCTTTCAGGGGAGCAAGAATCGAAAACATTCTGAACTTCAAAAGCGATTATCCGGAACACAAAATTTTTAAACTCGAACAAAATTACCGTTCAACACAAACCATTGTAAATGCCGCAAACAGTATTATAGCGCAAAACAAGAGGCAAATTCCTAAAAATGTTTTTTCTGAAAACGATGCAGGAAAACCAATCAAACTTATTTCGGCCTTAACCGATAATGAAGAAGGATTTTTGGTGGCGCAGGAAATTGCACAAACACAATTGCGCGACCATTACAAATACGAAGACTACGCCATTTTGTACCGTACAAATGCGCAATCGAGGATTTTTGAAGAATCGCTGCGTAAAAGAAATATTCCGTATAAAATTTACGGTGGACTGAGTTTTTATGCCCGCAAAGAGATTAAAGATTTGCTCAGTTATTTCAGAATGACCATTAATCCGGCCGACAACGAAGCACTGAAGCGAATTATAAATTATCCGGCCCGGGGAATTGGTGCCACCACATTAACAAAACTCGAAACTGCAGCAGTAAACAGCGAAACTACCATCTGGAACATAATTACGGCACTGCCACTTGTTAATCATTCGAATTTAAACAAAGGCACCGTAAATAAAATATTGAGTTTTGTTGAACTGATTAAACGTTTTAAAAAAATTGCCGACGACAGTGATGCTTTTACAACAGCAAAAACCATTGCCGAACAAACCGGGATTTTAAAAGAATTGTACACCGACAAATCGCCCGAAGGTTTGAGCCGTCACGAAAACATTCAGGAATTATTAAATGGTATTCAGGAGTTCAGCATAAATGCAAAAGAAACAGGCGAGCCCGAAAAACTAGAAAATTACCTCGAAGATGTTGCTTTGCTTACCGATCAGGACAACGAAAAAGACGAAGACAAAAACAAGGTTACCTTAATGACCGTGCACTCGGCCAAAGGACTGGAGTTTAAAAATGTATTTGTGGTTGGGTTGGAAGAAAACCTTTTCCCATCGCAACGTCAAGGTGAGGCAAACACACAGGAAGCACTGGAAGAAGAACGCCGCTTGTTTTATGTTGCCTTAACCCGGGCCGAAGAAAATGCCTGGTTTTCATACGCCAACCAGCGCTACCGCTGGGGTAATCTGGATTTTTGCACACCCAGTCGTTTTCTGGAAGAAATGGATGAAAAATACCTCGACAGTTCGGGCGTAGAAACCCTGATGCGAAATTCGCGCCAGCACCAAAGCATGTCATCCACCGAAAGGCAAGTGCAGCAATTAACACGTCGTCCGTCGAGTTCACCAATAAAAACGAGCCAATCGCATAACATTTTTAATAAAAAACTCGTTTCGTTAAAAGAAACAGGTAAAACACAAGATGCATTTGCAGGTGACGATCCGGCAAAAATACAGTCGGGAATGGTGGTCGAACACCAGCGTTTTGGGAAAGGAAAAGTACTTCAGGTTGAAGGTGTAGCGCCGGATATAAAGGCAACAGTATACTTTCAAACCGGTGCACAAAAACAATTATTGCTTAAATTTGCCAAGCTGAAAATTATTGGATAA
- a CDS encoding DUF4290 domain-containing protein, with the protein MDYNSNRKKLALPEYGRNIQNMVDYLMTIEDRDKRNKSAQTVIDVMGNLYPFLRDVAEFKHKLWDHLAIMSDFQLDIDYPYDLPSREILTSKPNQVPYNQHFIRWKHYGRTMELMIEKALEYEGEEREIMIEQLANHMKKSYLAWNKDAVEDQKIFTDLEILSEGRLKVNEDLQLADSKTLIGKKKKPQQNKQNKKKK; encoded by the coding sequence ATGGATTACAATTCAAACAGAAAAAAACTAGCTCTTCCTGAGTACGGAAGAAATATACAAAATATGGTCGATTATTTAATGACCATTGAAGACCGTGACAAAAGAAACAAATCGGCACAAACGGTTATCGATGTAATGGGAAATTTATATCCCTTTCTTCGTGATGTGGCCGAATTCAAGCACAAACTTTGGGATCACCTGGCCATCATGTCCGATTTTCAGTTAGACATTGATTACCCTTATGATTTACCATCGCGTGAAATTCTTACATCCAAACCAAATCAGGTTCCATACAACCAGCATTTTATCCGCTGGAAACACTATGGAAGAACGATGGAATTAATGATTGAGAAAGCATTGGAATACGAAGGCGAAGAACGTGAAATTATGATTGAACAATTGGCCAATCATATGAAAAAATCGTACCTGGCATGGAACAAAGATGCCGTTGAGGATCAGAAAATCTTTACCGACCTTGAAATTTTGTCGGAAGGCCGGCTTAAAGTAAATGAAGACCTTCAACTTGCTGATTCAAAAACGCTGATCGGTAAAAAGAAAAAACCTCAGCAAAACAAACAGAATAAAAAGAAAAAATAA
- the murA gene encoding UDP-N-acetylglucosamine 1-carboxyvinyltransferase, which produces MSTFKIEGGYKLQGDLEPQGAKNEALQIICATLLTAEKTVIENIPEIRDVLKLIEILKGLGVRSERIKKGHFVFDASSINIDFLKSPEYAKQAGVLRGSIMIIGPLLARFGRGFIPQPGGDKIGRRRVDTHFIGLQKLGAEFEYDAENHWYSISAKKLTGAYMLLDEASVTGTANIVMAAVLAEGTTTIYNAACEPYLQQLCKMLVSMGAKINGIGSNLLTIEGVTSLSTCSHRILPDMIEVGSFIGLAAMTASEINIKNVGIEHLGIIPESFRRLGINVKQVGDDLLVRETEHYEIESYIDGSIMTIADAPWPGLTPDLLSVFLVVATQAKGSVLIHQKMFESRLFFVDKLIDMGAQIILCDPHRATVIGLDRKFSLRATKMVSPDIRAGIALLIAAMSAKGTSTIDNIEQIDRGYEDIDGRLNRLGARISRS; this is translated from the coding sequence ATGTCAACTTTCAAAATAGAAGGTGGATACAAATTACAAGGTGACCTCGAACCTCAGGGAGCAAAAAACGAGGCGCTGCAAATAATTTGTGCTACTTTGTTAACCGCCGAAAAAACCGTTATCGAAAACATTCCTGAAATTCGTGATGTTCTGAAACTGATCGAAATTCTTAAGGGACTTGGTGTTCGTTCTGAACGAATAAAAAAAGGCCATTTTGTTTTTGATGCATCCAGTATAAACATCGATTTTCTGAAAAGCCCCGAATATGCAAAACAAGCCGGAGTTTTACGTGGGTCGATTATGATTATTGGCCCGCTTTTGGCCCGCTTTGGCAGAGGATTTATACCTCAGCCCGGCGGCGACAAAATTGGCCGGCGACGAGTTGACACACATTTTATAGGCCTGCAAAAACTGGGGGCCGAGTTTGAATACGATGCCGAAAATCATTGGTATTCCATTTCTGCAAAAAAACTTACAGGCGCCTATATGTTGCTCGATGAAGCTTCTGTTACCGGAACAGCAAACATTGTTATGGCTGCGGTTCTGGCCGAAGGAACCACTACAATATATAACGCCGCCTGCGAACCCTACTTACAACAGCTTTGTAAAATGCTGGTTTCGATGGGAGCTAAAATCAATGGCATTGGATCGAATTTACTTACTATTGAAGGTGTTACATCGCTTAGTACCTGCTCGCACCGAATACTTCCCGACATGATTGAGGTAGGTAGTTTTATTGGTTTAGCTGCCATGACTGCTTCTGAAATAAACATAAAAAATGTGGGAATCGAACACCTTGGAATTATTCCAGAATCGTTCCGCAGGCTTGGGATAAATGTGAAACAGGTTGGCGACGATTTATTGGTACGCGAAACCGAGCATTACGAAATTGAATCATACATTGATGGTTCGATAATGACCATTGCCGATGCACCCTGGCCGGGTCTCACCCCCGATCTTTTGAGTGTATTTTTGGTAGTTGCCACACAGGCAAAAGGCAGCGTTCTCATTCATCAGAAAATGTTTGAAAGCCGCCTGTTTTTTGTCGATAAACTAATTGACATGGGTGCTCAAATTATATTGTGCGATCCACACCGGGCCACTGTAATCGGACTCGATCGTAAATTTAGTTTACGCGCAACCAAAATGGTTTCGCCCGATATTCGGGCCGGAATTGCACTGCTTATTGCAGCCATGTCGGCAAAAGGAACAAGTACAATCGATAATATTGAACAAATAGACAGAGGTTATGAAGATATTGACGGGCGCTTAAATCGTTTGGGAGCCAGAATATCAAGGAGCTAA
- a CDS encoding TlpA disulfide reductase family protein, translating into MKKIVLLLAIVLMGTGVSFAQKIGINIGDKAPELVGTTPDGQTIKLSDTKGKLVLLDFWASWCGPCRRENPNVINTYKEYNSKKFTNGDGFVIFNVSLDKTADAWKNGITQDKLNWPYHISDLKGWQSKHAAVYGVRSIPSNFLIDENGIIVAKQLRGPALGATLKKYVK; encoded by the coding sequence ATGAAGAAAATAGTTTTATTACTTGCAATTGTTTTAATGGGAACCGGAGTTTCATTTGCCCAGAAAATTGGAATCAACATTGGAGACAAAGCCCCCGAATTAGTGGGAACTACTCCCGATGGCCAAACAATTAAACTTTCGGATACCAAAGGAAAATTAGTATTGTTGGATTTCTGGGCATCATGGTGTGGTCCTTGCCGACGCGAAAATCCCAATGTAATTAATACCTACAAAGAATACAATTCGAAAAAATTCACAAACGGCGATGGTTTCGTAATTTTTAATGTATCACTCGACAAAACAGCTGATGCATGGAAGAACGGAATTACACAGGATAAATTAAACTGGCCGTATCATATCAGCGATTTAAAGGGATGGCAATCGAAACATGCTGCTGTGTATGGAGTTCGCAGTATTCCGTCAAATTTTTTAATTGATGAAAACGGAATAATTGTAGCCAAACAGCTTCGCGGACCTGCTTTGGGAGCAACCCTAAAAAAATACGTAAAATAA
- a CDS encoding nucleotide exchange factor GrpE, translating to MAEEKVNKGENTEEEVLENTNNTDEVETQTPDTETEEIDSSSKKKKSKKDKKEAKIEELGEKLQEIQDKHLRLQAEFDNFRRRTIKEKADLIKSGGETVLVNILPVIDDFERAIDSLKEVADEDAGKQGTLLIYNKFQEFLKQNNVKEIEALHQDFDVDLHEALTKIPAPEDKLKGKVVDVISKGYCLNEKVIRFAKVVIGE from the coding sequence ATGGCAGAAGAAAAAGTAAATAAAGGGGAAAATACAGAGGAAGAAGTATTGGAAAACACAAACAATACAGACGAGGTAGAAACACAAACCCCGGATACAGAAACGGAGGAGATAGATTCTTCTTCGAAAAAGAAAAAATCGAAAAAAGATAAAAAGGAAGCAAAGATTGAAGAACTGGGTGAAAAACTTCAGGAGATTCAGGATAAACACTTGCGTTTGCAAGCCGAATTCGACAATTTTCGCCGACGTACAATAAAAGAAAAAGCTGACCTGATTAAATCGGGTGGCGAAACAGTTCTTGTTAACATTCTTCCTGTAATCGACGATTTCGAGCGTGCAATTGATTCGTTAAAAGAAGTTGCTGATGAAGACGCGGGAAAGCAGGGAACCCTACTGATTTACAATAAGTTTCAGGAATTTCTGAAACAAAACAATGTAAAAGAGATTGAGGCTTTGCACCAGGATTTTGACGTGGACTTACACGAAGCATTGACAAAAATTCCTGCACCGGAAGACAAACTGAAGGGAAAAGTTGTCGATGTAATTTCGAAAGGATATTGTTTAAATGAAAAGGTAATCCGGTTTGCCAAAGTTGTAATCGGAGAATAA
- the dnaJ gene encoding molecular chaperone DnaJ, whose amino-acid sequence MAKRDYYEVLEVGKNATPEEIKKAYRKKAIQYHPDKNPGDKQAEENFKEAAEAYEVLSKPDKKQRYDQFGHAGVGGAAGGGFGGGGFSDIEDIFSSFGDIFGGHFGGFGGFGGGGSRGRGGRRVSRGSDLRVKVRLNLSEIVNGVEKKIKVKKYVACQHCTGTGAKDGSSYSTCGTCGGAGQVTRIQNTLLGQMQTTSACPTCQGEGKMITDKCNHCAGEGVVREEEVISIKIPAGVGEGMQLNVSGKGNTGRRGGINGDLLVVITEEDHEELVRDGNNLIYNLFLSFPEITLGTTAEIPTVESKVKVKIEAGTQPEKILRLRGKGIPDVNGYGRGDLLVRVHVWIPKRLSNDEKRALEKLQASPGFQDGPSASEKSFFQKMKDMFE is encoded by the coding sequence ATGGCAAAAAGAGATTATTACGAAGTTTTAGAAGTTGGTAAAAACGCCACACCGGAGGAAATAAAAAAAGCCTACCGTAAAAAAGCGATCCAGTATCACCCCGATAAAAATCCGGGAGACAAACAAGCTGAAGAAAACTTTAAAGAAGCTGCAGAAGCCTACGAAGTATTAAGTAAGCCTGATAAAAAGCAAAGATACGATCAGTTTGGCCATGCCGGAGTGGGCGGAGCTGCCGGAGGTGGTTTCGGCGGTGGAGGATTCTCTGACATCGAAGATATTTTCTCGTCGTTTGGCGATATTTTTGGCGGCCATTTTGGCGGCTTTGGTGGTTTCGGCGGAGGTGGAAGCCGCGGCCGGGGCGGACGTCGTGTGAGTCGGGGATCCGACCTCCGGGTAAAAGTACGACTTAACCTGAGTGAAATTGTAAATGGCGTTGAGAAGAAAATTAAAGTAAAAAAATACGTTGCTTGTCAGCATTGCACTGGCACGGGTGCTAAAGATGGTTCGTCGTATTCTACTTGCGGAACTTGTGGAGGTGCCGGCCAGGTAACCCGCATTCAAAATACGCTGCTTGGACAAATGCAAACAACTTCGGCTTGTCCGACTTGCCAGGGAGAAGGTAAAATGATTACCGATAAATGTAACCACTGTGCCGGAGAGGGTGTGGTTCGCGAAGAAGAAGTAATCAGCATAAAAATACCTGCAGGAGTTGGCGAAGGCATGCAGCTAAATGTTTCGGGAAAAGGAAATACCGGTCGACGTGGCGGAATTAATGGTGATTTACTGGTGGTAATTACCGAAGAAGATCACGAAGAATTGGTACGTGACGGCAACAACCTCATATACAATTTATTCCTTTCGTTCCCTGAAATTACCTTGGGAACAACGGCTGAAATTCCAACCGTAGAAAGTAAAGTAAAAGTAAAAATTGAAGCAGGAACACAACCTGAAAAAATACTTCGTTTACGAGGAAAAGGTATACCGGATGTAAATGGTTACGGGCGTGGCGATTTGCTGGTTCGTGTACATGTTTGGATTCCGAAACGTCTGAGCAACGATGAAAAACGAGCGCTTGAGAAACTGCAGGCATCGCCGGGATTTCAGGATGGACCATCGGCTTCTGAAAAATCATTCTTTCAGAAAATGAAAGACATGTTTGAGTAG
- a CDS encoding Crp/Fnr family transcriptional regulator, whose amino-acid sequence MENFNRQFNFLEPELQEEILKVSVHKTFAPKEALIREGQFIASFPLVLSGLIRVSRTSDDGNELLLYHLHKNEVCAMSLTCCMARQISDVNAVAEEDTEVLLIPVEMLDAWISKYPLWKQFVMITFQHRFKELIDTLDAVAFMKLDERLVKYFKDRYKKSGVTTFSGTHQDLALQLNSSREVISRLLKKLEIDNKIELSRNFIDFSGLV is encoded by the coding sequence ATGGAAAACTTCAACCGACAATTTAACTTTCTTGAACCGGAACTTCAGGAAGAAATCCTAAAAGTGTCTGTTCACAAGACATTTGCACCCAAAGAAGCCTTAATACGTGAAGGGCAGTTTATTGCAAGCTTCCCGCTTGTTTTAAGTGGTCTTATCCGGGTATCGCGTACCAGCGACGATGGAAACGAATTATTACTTTATCATTTGCACAAAAATGAAGTATGTGCCATGTCGCTAACCTGTTGCATGGCCCGCCAAATAAGCGATGTTAATGCTGTGGCAGAGGAAGACACCGAGGTTCTGCTCATTCCGGTAGAAATGCTCGATGCATGGATTAGTAAATATCCGCTTTGGAAACAATTTGTAATGATCACTTTTCAGCATCGATTTAAAGAGCTGATAGATACTTTGGATGCAGTAGCATTTATGAAATTAGACGAACGACTGGTAAAATATTTTAAAGACCGATATAAAAAATCGGGGGTGACTACATTTTCAGGAACCCATCAGGATTTGGCTCTTCAACTTAATTCTTCACGCGAGGTAATTTCGCGACTACTAAAAAAATTAGAGATCGACAATAAAATTGAATTATCCCGAAATTTTATCGATTTTTCAGGACTTGTGTGA
- a CDS encoding phosphoglycerate dehydrogenase has translation MFKIQTLNKIDPEGLKLFPLNNYEIASELPNPDAIVLRSFKMHDMELPSSVKAIARAGAGVNNIPIDKCTEKGVVVFNTPGANANGVKEAVIAGLMLSSRDIIGGVNWAKTLIGEGDAVGALVEKGKSNFAGNEIKGKTLAVIGLGAIGVLVANAASALRMNVIGYDPYMSVKHALKLSREVSWVEGIQVLLQQADYVTINIPLTADTKGYINKDKFAMMKDGVKILNFARGGLVDHADLKDALASGKVAKYVTDFPDEECLKMDGVISIPHLGASTAESETNCAIMAVEQMREYLENGNIINSVNFPAAEMERNGGSRILIANKNIPNMVSQISSVLAAEHLNIDNMLNKKRDDIAYNIIDIDSKTVSDSVKEKLMAIDGIFMVRIIEAK, from the coding sequence ATGTTCAAAATTCAAACTTTGAATAAAATTGACCCGGAAGGGTTAAAACTTTTTCCATTAAACAATTACGAAATTGCCAGCGAGCTCCCAAATCCGGATGCAATTGTTTTGCGCAGTTTTAAAATGCACGACATGGAATTACCATCGTCGGTAAAAGCAATTGCCAGAGCAGGAGCAGGAGTGAATAACATTCCTATTGACAAATGCACTGAAAAAGGCGTTGTAGTTTTTAATACTCCCGGCGCAAATGCCAATGGAGTAAAAGAGGCAGTAATTGCCGGTTTAATGCTTTCTTCGCGCGATATTATTGGCGGAGTAAACTGGGCTAAAACTTTAATTGGTGAAGGCGATGCAGTAGGTGCATTGGTTGAAAAAGGCAAAAGTAATTTTGCAGGAAATGAGATTAAAGGTAAAACACTTGCAGTAATTGGCCTGGGTGCCATTGGTGTATTGGTTGCCAATGCTGCTTCGGCACTTAGAATGAATGTAATTGGATACGATCCGTACATGTCGGTAAAACACGCCTTAAAACTTAGCCGCGAAGTGAGCTGGGTGGAAGGAATTCAGGTTTTATTGCAACAAGCCGATTACGTAACAATTAATATTCCGCTAACTGCCGACACCAAAGGTTACATCAACAAAGACAAATTTGCCATGATGAAAGACGGTGTTAAAATTTTAAATTTTGCCCGTGGCGGATTGGTAGATCACGCTGATTTGAAAGACGCACTGGCATCAGGTAAAGTAGCAAAATATGTTACCGATTTCCCTGATGAAGAATGCCTAAAAATGGACGGTGTAATTTCTATACCTCACCTGGGTGCTTCAACTGCCGAATCGGAAACCAACTGTGCAATTATGGCTGTTGAACAAATGCGTGAATACCTTGAAAATGGAAATATCATTAACTCGGTAAACTTTCCGGCAGCTGAAATGGAAAGAAACGGTGGTAGCCGCATTTTAATTGCCAACAAAAACATTCCTAATATGGTAAGCCAGATTTCTTCGGTTCTTGCTGCAGAGCACCTTAACATCGATAACATGTTAAACAAAAAACGCGACGACATTGCTTACAATATCATTGACATTGATTCGAAAACTGTTTCGGATAGCGTAAAAGAAAAATTAATGGCAATCGACGGAATCTTTATGGTTCGTATTATTGAAGCAAAATAG
- a CDS encoding transketolase, which yields MSKSIEVRAADNVRILAAAMVEKAKSGHPGGAMGGADFVNILYSEFLNYDPSDMSWANRDRFFLDPGHMSPMLYGILSLAGFYSMEDLSNFRQWGSVTPGHPEVDVLRGVENTSGPLGQGHVMAIGAAIAERFLVARFGEWMAHKTYTFISDGGVQEEISQGAGRIAGHLGLSNLIMFYDSNDIQLSTETNEVTTENTAMKYEAWGWKVVTIEGNDPLAIRKALQDAQAETEKPTLIIGKTIMGKGAVTESGENYERKCATHGMPLGEAGASFAKSIANLGGDAENPFVIFDDVQEYYNKRKAELIAGATEKKAEQAKWEAANPELAAKLKAFIANEIPAIDYSKIEQKAGVATRAASAAVLSVYAKEVENMVVSSADLSNSDKTDGFLKNTTSFKKGDFSGQFLQAGVCELTMACLMNGMALHGGIIPACGTFFVFSDYMKPAARIAALQEIPVKFIWTHDAFRVGEDGPTHQPVEHEAQIRLMEKLQNHSHKNSMLVLRPADANETTVAWKMALENVDTPTALILSRQGIKDVTTYETAQGAAKGAYVLQDSEGTPDIILLASGSEVSTLVAGAELLAKDGVKCRIVSVPSEGLFRAQSADYQKEVLPAGVAKFGLTAGLPVTLEGLVGADGKVFGLGSFGFSAPAGVLDNKLGYTGENVYNQVKDLLA from the coding sequence ATGAGTAAAAGTATTGAAGTTAGAGCGGCTGACAACGTAAGAATATTAGCTGCTGCAATGGTAGAAAAAGCAAAGTCGGGACACCCCGGAGGAGCAATGGGTGGTGCTGATTTTGTAAACATCCTTTATTCCGAATTTTTGAATTACGACCCATCGGATATGTCATGGGCAAACCGCGACAGGTTTTTCCTTGATCCCGGTCACATGTCGCCCATGTTATATGGAATTCTTTCATTGGCCGGGTTCTACAGCATGGAAGACTTATCTAATTTCCGTCAGTGGGGCAGCGTAACTCCGGGTCACCCGGAAGTTGATGTGCTGCGTGGAGTTGAAAATACTTCGGGACCACTTGGACAGGGCCACGTTATGGCGATTGGAGCTGCCATTGCAGAACGCTTTTTGGTGGCACGTTTTGGAGAGTGGATGGCACACAAAACCTACACTTTTATTTCGGATGGTGGTGTACAGGAAGAAATTTCGCAAGGTGCCGGTCGTATTGCAGGGCACCTTGGATTGAGTAACCTGATTATGTTCTACGATTCGAACGACATTCAGTTATCGACAGAAACCAACGAGGTTACAACCGAAAATACTGCAATGAAATACGAAGCATGGGGCTGGAAAGTAGTTACAATTGAAGGTAACGATCCGCTTGCCATTCGTAAAGCATTACAAGATGCACAAGCCGAAACAGAAAAACCAACACTGATTATTGGTAAAACAATTATGGGTAAAGGTGCCGTTACCGAAAGTGGTGAAAACTACGAACGCAAATGTGCCACTCACGGTATGCCATTGGGAGAAGCTGGTGCTTCGTTTGCAAAATCGATTGCGAACTTAGGTGGCGATGCTGAGAATCCATTTGTTATTTTCGACGACGTTCAGGAATATTACAACAAACGTAAAGCTGAATTAATAGCCGGTGCTACCGAGAAAAAAGCAGAACAGGCAAAATGGGAAGCTGCAAATCCTGAATTAGCTGCAAAATTGAAGGCTTTTATCGCCAACGAAATTCCGGCCATTGACTATAGTAAAATTGAACAAAAAGCGGGTGTTGCCACACGTGCTGCTTCGGCTGCCGTTCTTTCGGTATATGCCAAAGAAGTTGAAAACATGGTGGTTTCATCTGCCGACCTTTCAAACTCGGACAAAACCGACGGTTTCTTAAAAAATACCACATCATTCAAAAAAGGCGATTTTAGCGGTCAGTTTTTACAAGCCGGCGTTTGCGAGCTTACCATGGCTTGTTTAATGAATGGTATGGCACTGCACGGTGGAATAATTCCTGCCTGCGGAACATTCTTTGTATTTAGCGACTACATGAAACCGGCAGCCCGAATTGCCGCATTGCAGGAAATTCCGGTTAAATTTATCTGGACTCACGATGCATTCCGTGTTGGAGAAGACGGACCTACTCACCAGCCGGTTGAGCACGAAGCTCAAATTCGTTTGATGGAGAAACTTCAAAACCACAGCCACAAAAATTCGATGTTGGTACTTCGTCCTGCTGATGCAAACGAAACTACCGTTGCATGGAAAATGGCTTTGGAAAACGTGGATACTCCAACTGCATTGATTTTATCGCGTCAGGGAATTAAAGACGTAACAACATACGAAACTGCGCAAGGTGCTGCTAAAGGTGCATACGTTCTTCAGGACAGTGAAGGTACTCCTGACATTATTTTATTGGCCAGCGGATCGGAAGTAAGCACTTTGGTTGCCGGTGCCGAATTACTGGCAAAAGATGGCGTAAAATGTCGAATTGTATCTGTTCCTTCAGAAGGTTTATTCCGCGCGCAGAGCGCCGACTACCAGAAAGAAGTATTGCCTGCCGGAGTTGCTAAATTTGGTTTAACAGCCGGATTGCCTGTAACACTTGAAGGATTGGTTGGTGCCGATGGTAAAGTATTTGGTTTGGGATCGTTTGGATTCTCTGCTCCTGCCGGAGTATTGGATAACAAATTAGGTTACACAGGCGAAAATGTTTACAACCAGGTAAAAGATCTGTTAGCTTAG